A genomic stretch from Coffea arabica cultivar ET-39 chromosome 10c, Coffea Arabica ET-39 HiFi, whole genome shotgun sequence includes:
- the LOC113714928 gene encoding uncharacterized protein — translation MQKILRSPCLGIIGSPPISSLHNSPFYIGFYKNPFLKNIPVRKITLMPSTATGFHLRGATSTRALSHPAAAAGRSKAPLLPSTARTLNVPLLGNGCGLCKCAVEGGGGSVGLVRAWVVLRENSRCGNRKAWFGAVAVAEKDGGAVVESAEKGLEAPAEAAAQVRVQRKQRTAAGGGSGGGGGLPSPGSPDLLSIPGVGPRNLRKLVEKGFDGVAKLKQLYRDKFCGKSSQTMVEYLQSSVGIIHRNHAESITTYIKESVDEELKDDDTEVKLAPKKRLTFCVEGNISVGKTTFLHRIAHETLELRDLVEIVPEPIDKWQNVGPDHFNILDAFYAEPHRYAYTFQNYVFVTRVMQERESSGGIKPLRLMERSVFSDRMVFVRAVHEAKWMNEMEISIYDSWFDPVVSCLPGLIPDGFIYLRASPDTCHKRMLLRKREEEGGVSLDYLRDLHEKHESWLFPFQSGNHGVLSVSEIPQRFDSSLPPDIRDRVFHLEGDHMHSSIQKIPALVLDCEPNIDFSKDVEAKRHYARQVAEFFEFVKKGKEDSPVSEDASKGNQPQVLLPHQRGLWVPDGKYFPESPLKSLDFRKAMPLTSP, via the exons ATGCAGAAAATCTTGAGGAGCCCTTGTTTAGGTATTATTGGAAGCCCCCCAATTTCATCCCTTCATAATTCTCCTTTTTATATAGGGTTTTACAAAAACCCTTTTCTCAAAAACATCCCAGTTCGAAAAATTACGCTAATGCCCTCTACAGCCACCGGTTTCCACCTCCGCGGCGCCACCAGTACTAGGGCTCTCAGCCACCCAGCCGCCGCTGCTGGTAGAAGTAAAGCCCCTCTTCTGCCTTCCACGGCTAGAACCCTGAATGTTCCCCTGTTGGGTAATGGGTGTGGGCTTTGTAAATGTGCGGTTGAGGGTGGTGGGGGAAGTGTTGGGCTGGTGAGGGCTTGGGTGGTGTTAAGGGAGAATTCGAGATGTGGGAACCGGAAGGCGTGGTTTGGGGCGGTGGCTGTGGCGGAGAAGGATGGGGGTGCTGTGGTGGAGAGTGCTGAAAAGGGTTTGGAGGCACCGGCGGAGGCTGCTGCTCAGGTGAGGGTTCAGAGGAAGCAGAGGACGGCTGCTGGTGGAGGAAGTGGGGGTGGTGGTGGGCTGCCGTCGCCAGGGAGTCCCGATTTGTTGAGTATTCCGGGGGTTGGACCGAGGAATTTGAGGAAGCTGGTGGAGAAGGGTTTTGATGGTGTTGCTAAGCTTAAGCAGCTGTATAGAGAtaag TTTTGTGGGAAATCCAGTCAAACAATGGTTGAGTACTTACAAAGTTCAGTGGGGATCATCCATAGAAACCATGCTGAAAGCATAACCACATACATTAAGGAGAGTGTGGATGAAGAGTTGAAGGATGATGACACTGAAGTTAAGCTAGCCCCAAAAAAGCGTTTAACATTTTGTGTTGAAGGGAATATTAGTGTTGGGAAGACAACGTTCCTGCATAGAATAGCTCATGAAACGCTTGAGCTCAGGGACCTTGTGGAGATTGTTCCTGAACCCATTGATAAGTGGCAGAATGTTGGGCCAGATCACTTCAATATATTGGACGCATTTTATGCTGAGCCACACAGGTATGCCTATACTTTCCAGAACTACGTGTTTGTCACGAGAGTTATGCAGGAGAGAGAATCTTCTGGTGGTATCAAGCCTCTCAGATTGATGGAAAGAAGTGTTTTCAGTGATAGAATG GTGTTTGTCAGAGCTGTTCATGAAGCAAAATGGATGAATGAGATGGAAATTAGCATTTATGACTCATGGTTTGATCCTGTTGTTTCTTGTTTGCCTGGGCTTATCCCCGATGGGTTCATCTACCTTAGGGCAAGCCCTGATACTTGCCACAAAAGAATGTTGTTACGTAAAAGAGAAGAGGAAGGTGGGGTCTCTCTAGATTACTTGCGTGACTTGCATGAAAAGCACGAGAGTTGGCTTTTCCCATTCCAAAGTGGAAATCATGGTGTGCTTTCTGTTAGTGAGATTCCCCAGCGGTTTGACTCTTCTCTACCTCCAGATATTAGAGACCGTGTGTTTCATTTGGAAGGTGATCATATGCACTCAAGCATTCAGAAG ATTCCAGCTCTGGTCCTTGATTGTGAGCCAAACATTGATTTTAGCAAAGATGTCGAAGCAAAGAGGCA CTACGCACGTCAAGTTGCAGAGTTCTTTGAATTTgtgaagaaagggaaagaagatTCACCCGTCAGTGAAGATGCATCAAAGGGTAATCAGCCACAGGTATTGCTGCCTCATCAAAGAGGATTATGGGTACCAGATGGAAAGTATTTCCCTGAGTCACCACTGAAGTCCTTGGATTTCAGAAAAGCAATGCCATTAACGTCTCCATAG